Genomic segment of Eleutherodactylus coqui strain aEleCoq1 chromosome 1, aEleCoq1.hap1, whole genome shotgun sequence:
ccagttaatttaaatagtgtccaggcagctatacatgtaaacaagttaaacctttttgaacaaaatataagacactgtcttattttcggggaaacacggtagtagcacCTCTCCCCCTGTGGCAGGAAACACGGCTCAGTCCAGAACCTCCAGCAGGAAATCTCAGACAAAACAGTGCAGCATACTCCACGATTTCATTCGGGAAAGCACCAGAAAGTTCCCATTCTAGTCAATAGTGCCCATTTGGGTCCAGCATGTGCTGATATGACATTGCACTCTCATCATTGGTCAACTCAAGGACAGAGCAGACCAATGAAGCGATGGAAACCAGGTGGAGATGTGAATAGGGGACATGTACATAGGGATGGCTGTAGACTCCAAGAAGGGAGGTGCAGTGTAGTCACAGCAGATCTTTCTACAATACCTCCTAGTATTGGTCCTTCGAATGGCAGCGCCTGCTCCAAGAAGCATCGATGTGGAGAAAAACTAGAACCAAAGAATCAGATTATAGGTGCAAGCCATCACTGGGACAATATAGTCCCTAGACTGGATATACAGATGCCTCTTCACAGGTGTTCAGATCAAATCCCCcccatgcaaaaaatatatattttttttttctaccattgTATATGGCAGGGTTTCACCGCAGCAGTCCATAATGgttctgcaggcacagctcccccTAAAGttaatgggagctatgcctgcagtaccagacccctgccgatcagccatTGACGGGTTAACAGTAGAGTCTACTGTATTAATGGGACATCTACTGTTAACCCCTCAATGGCCTACTGAGTAGACCACCAAGCTCTCCTCAGACACATGGCTGATAAGAGAGAACACAAGTCCTGACCATGGTTTCCCTCCCCAGCAGACCCTGCACATGCAGCATTGAATGCCCCCCATAAACAGCAGGAcaccagatttaaaggggttaaactttattttttaaaatatcacaatgaaaaaaatagaacacaaaCTGGAGGAATTTAGAAAAGTCACCACAGAACGAGACCATAAAAAAGTATTTACAGAAATGCACAGATTCTCTGAAGTGACGGTCACAGCGCCATCCTGAGGAAGAGTCAGCAGTCCGAGAGCAGCTCGTGTGCCCCTTCCAGCTACATAGGATTGTCGGAGGCGGGCTGCTGGTCACCTCAGCAGGACATGGTTCAGCTTAACACCTAATGAGGGCGGTGAATGTTATCATGAGGGGGGCGCTCGGCACTGCGCACACCGGACCCGGGCTGTGGTGAATGGAGTGTAGAAAAGGCTCAGCGTAGTACAGTCTATGAGACGCGGCCGGGCCGCCTACTCCTCCTTCTGGGGCTCGGGGGGCGTCTCCGTACTGGGCACGGCCTCCTCGCTCTGGGGGGTCTGCTCTGGGGGTGTGACCACCGGCTCGGGCTGGACGGCGGCTGCAGTCTCCTCAGCCGGTGCAGCGGCGGGCTCAGCGCTCTCACTCGTAGACTCGGCTGGCTGAGCGGGTTCCTCTTCCTTGGCGGCAGGAGCAGCCTCTTCCCCAGCAGGGGGCGCCTCTACAGCCTCCGCATCTTTGCCTTTGCTCTTTCTGAAAGGTAGCTTGAAGTTCTTCTTGAAGGAGAACCTCTTCTTCTTCGCCTCCTTCCCCGGGGGCTCCTCTGGCTTTGCCTCCCCATTAGCTGGCGGAGCTTGTTCGATGGTCTCTGCAGAAGCCGCCTCCTCGGTGACCGGCTCGGCGGAGCCATTGGCTGCATCCCCGTTAGTCTTGGGGAGGGTATCGCCATTGGctttcacatg
This window contains:
- the MARCKSL1 gene encoding MARCKS-related protein, which encodes MGSTESKGQSADTAASKTAEQQENGHVKANGDTLPKTNGDAANGSAEPVTEEAASAETIEQAPPANGEAKPEEPPGKEAKKKRFSFKKNFKLPFRKSKGKDAEAVEAPPAGEEAAPAAKEEEPAQPAESTSESAEPAAAPAEETAAAVQPEPVVTPPEQTPQSEEAVPSTETPPEPQKEE